The Photobacterium sp. TY1-4 DNA window GCTTGACGATGGTCGTATTGAAGTGCTGGACGGTAGTCGGCGTCGGATGTCCTGTATCCTGGCCGAGCGGGATTTTCTGATTTATGTCGCCAAGGGGATCAATGGCGAGCATGCCAAGTTCCTGTCTGACGTCGCCAATGCCCATAAACCACTGTCGCTGTACGAGCGCGGCAAAGAGATGCAATTGTTGCTCAGTAGCGGCAAAGTGGCCGATCAAAAAGAGCTGGCCAAGTATTGCCAGTGTAGTGAGGCCTTGGTGAGTGGTGCGCTGAAGGCCGCCAGCCTGCCGATGGAGCTGCTGATGGCCTATCCGAGTGTGGGTGAGCTGGGGCGTCCGACGATTGTTAAACTACACCGTTTATACTTTGGCCTGGATGACACGCAGCGTGATCAGCTGGTGCGCCAGGTGAATAACGGCGGCCAGGCTTTGTGGAAGACCATCGATGCCCAGGGGATCACCCGGATCACCCGTGAGGTCACCACCCAACTGGAGAGCTTCAGCGAAACGCTGCAGCCGAAGGTTGAAGTGGAAAAACCGAAAGCCCAAGAGTTGGTGAAAGGGAAGGTGAGCTATACCCGGGATGGCGATAAGCTGCAGCTCAAACTGAAAAAGCTGACCGAGCGCCAGAGTGAGGAAATCCTGGCGTATCTGGCCGATTATTTGAAGTAACCGTCATCAGCGTAAACCAGCCACGCCCGGCAACCATGCCCGGCGTGGCTTTTTTATACCTGCACATTTTGTTCGTGAGGGTATCAATCATCACGCTGTTGATTGTACTTTGCGGAGTCTACAGTTCGACAATTTATCCATGCTATGATCTGGCCTGAATATCAGCGTTGAGTACGAGCATGTTAGATCTTATCGATTATCAAAGCGCCCTGATCGAGCGCGCCAAGCAGGCCAATATCCGATACCTGGTGACGGTTCAGGGGGAGTGGGCCTGGTGCGAGCAGCAGGCGCGCCATTTGGCACAGCCATTTCCCCGGGTGCTGTGGGCAGGGGATCATGCGCCTGAGAACATGCAAGGTTTGGCGCAGAAAAAGGCCCGGCAATGGCTGGGGCAGGAATGCGATTGTTTAATTTTTAATGGTTATGACTCGATTAGTGCGGATGCCCTTGGCGCGTTATCCGGCACAGTGGCCGGCGGCGGGCTGTTGTTGTTACTTCTGCCACCGGACGGGGAGACGGCGTCGGCGCCCCCCTCTCGCCAACGCTTGTTCAATCTGATCGATGCGCCGGGTGTAATCGGCTTGAAACAAGGCCACCCGTTACCGCTGTTACCGGGCAACGTACTGCCGGCGCCAATTTACCAGGATCCGGAATTTGGCTGCCTGACCGCAGAGCAAACTGATGCTGTTCATGCGATCCGCCGGGTGGTGCTCGGTCACCGTAAACGCCCTTTGGTCCTGACGGCTGATCGCGGACGGGGAAAATCGGCGGCGCTGGGTATTGCTGCCGCCAGTCTGATGCGAGAGCGCTCGCTGCGGATTGTCGTTACCGCGCCATCATTTGCCTGCGCCGAAACCTTATTCCGTCACGCTGCTGCGGGTTTGGGCCAGGCTGAATCGTCGCAGAAGCAGTTGTCTTTCCTGCACAGTACGATCGAATTTATTGCGCCGGATGCGTTGCTCGACGATGGGGCTGCGGTGGATTTTCTGATCGTCGATGAAGCAGCCGCCATTCCGGCGCCATTGCTGCAAGCTTTCTTAAACCGTTTTCGCCGGATTGCATTTGCCAGTACGGTCCATGGCTATGAAGGGACCGGTCGTGGTTTTGCGATTAAATTTCGCCAGCAGCTCGACCGGATCGCGCCGCAATGGCGGGCGATGAAACTCAGCACTCCAATTCGCTGGGCTGCCGGTGATCCGCTAGAGTCCTGGATGTTCAAGGCCCTGTTGCTTGATGCCGAGTATCCGCAGTTCACCCTTCCGCTGAAATCGCCGGTTCAGTATCGCACGGTGTCTGCTGCTGAGCTCTTGAACCACGAATCGTATTTGTCGGCGCTGTTCGGCTTGTTGGTGAATGCGCATTACCAGACTTCGCCATCCGACCTGACGCAAATTCTCGATGACCCGGATGTTCAGGTGATTGTGGCGGAGGCGGCGCAGCAACTGGTGGGATGTGTGCTGCTGGCATCAGAAGGTGGATTTAGCGCGACGTTAGCCCAGCAAGTTATGCTTGGACAGCGTCGGCCGCGGGGGCATTTACTGGCGCAGTCGGTGGCGGCGCACTTGGGACTTGACGTTGGGGCGCAGCAGCGATGTGCTCGGATCATGCGAATTGCGGTTCATCCCGATTGTCAGCAGCAGGGGATCGGTAGCGGTTTGTTGGCTTACTGCCGGGCATGGGGGCAAACCCAATCCCTGGATTACCTGGGAACCAGTTTTGGGTTAGTCCCGGAGCTATTGAGCTTTTGGCAGCAAGCCGGGTATCGACCCGTTCGTCTCGGGATCAGCAAAGATGCAGCCAGCGGCGCCCATTCCATGTTGATGGTGTTGCCGCTCAGTACAGAGGCACAGACCTGGTGTGAGAGCGCAAGTGATATCTTTGCCGACAATTTTAATGCCCAGCGTGTCGAGCAATTTCGTAGCTTGAATACGACTTTGTTTTGTCAGCTTTACCAGAACCTGCTCGTATCGCAACCGACACGGTTACCCGGCCTGACGGCTGTTCATCGCCATCAATTACAAATCTATGCCGAGGGTGGTTTGGGTTATGATTTGATTGTCGCTGCACTGGAGCGCTGGTTGGTTGCACAGCTGGCACAGGCAACAGTGATTGAGCCGGTTCTGCAGATGGCGGTCGCCAAAATTTTGCAACGTCAGTCATGGGAGCAAGTGGTAAAAGAGTTTGGATATGCCGGGAAGCAGCAGGCGGATGCAGCACTACGTCAATTGGTGGCTCAAACCCCTTTATAGCCTGTTCACCATCACTTTACACTGTAAATTTAAGTTGAGCGTCTGCCATTCATACGGGTTTACAGTGTAAATTCAACAGCGACAAACAAGCATCATCCGATTCACCCCTGTAAAGCCCTGCCATAATAAAACATCGTTTCATTATGGCAGGGCTTTGTTCGATAGAAATATACGAGATTGGACCTTACTGCCAGAAAAATGGACTAAAGTTAGAAAGGAGAGGGAAGACTTTTTTGCGGTTAAATTAGTCCATGCGGAGTATGGCCACAGGAATATGGGGGAAACGAGATGAGTTTTGTCAAAGTTCATAGCCGGGCGTTGGAAAAGCTGACGCTGCCTGTATTTCATCCTGTGCAGCCGGATATCTTTTATTCACCGGGCAAGGCGGGGCTCGCTGCGCGCCTGTATCATCACTCTGTACTCGACAATGAGCTAGGATTTGGCATCGGATCCCGGGTTTGTGTGGCGCGGCTGAGCAAGCGTAGCCTCTACCTTCGTGCAAGTACGCCATTGGAGATGACCGCGGTGTATGAGATCGGGCTGCAAGGCATGCCGCCGTTGGCGGGGTATCTGACACCGGTTGAGCGGGGTGATACAGAAGGGCGTGGGTGTCAGTACCAGTTTCATTTCAATCATTGGCTGACAGATGAACAGCTGATGCGGCTGGTGATTGATCTGGATTAAGCCCTGTGCCCCGGTCATCGGGGCATACCCGTTTGACCGAGGTTGAGACAAAGGTTCGGTTGCCCTGCTGCCGGGTTGATAAAAACCTTGGCTTTCAATCAATGTTGATACGCACTGATGATAACAGACGCTAACTGACAGGCTGATAGTCGTGGGTTGCCGCCAATATATTTCAAAGCCCGCCCGAAAATTTACCCGGCGGGCAGCACTGCTCTTCGCATGTGACCGTCTGGGTCAAATCTCACTCGAAAATCTATCGTCTGCTCAGAAAAGAGTGGCTTTGACGGCTGCCCGGCAATACCTTTTCTGCTCTAATAGTGTCATAGACTCCTTGTTATTGCTCTTATCAATAAATTTGCAAATAGAAGTGTGACTAAGGCGTGATCCACTACATTGTCGCAGAGGTAGGATGAGTGGTAGTGTGGTCCTGTCGTGTTTTATTTCAATTATTTCCGGATACTTATGGATTGGTGTCAGAGGTGATACGTGCCCGTTCTTCAATTCTCTCAAGATGGTTGTTCGCTCTCATTGATTGCAAATTCTGGTCAGCGCCAGCATGAGCCGCCGCTGACGCGGGAGCTGATCACAGCCCAGATGATTGAACTGGGTGCGGAGCATTTTTTTGTGTTCGAACCGGCGCTTGCTGAGGCACTGGCGCAGCTAAACGCGGCTGCGACGGCAGAAGACGGCGATACCGATGTCGCCGTTGAAATTCGCCAGATTGTGATTGCTGAACGGCGGGATACCGGATTATTGGTCAAGACGGAACCGGATTTAATGACTGCATCGGTGACGGTGACAGGCGCATATGGCGGCGCGTTGCTCTCCGGCCAGCAGTTGATCACCGCGCTGCAGGAAAATCACATCGTCAAGGGGATCAGCAAGGCTGTGTTGCAGGAGCTCCTGGTTCAAGCTCAGCAATTGAAGCCGGGAGAAAAGCTGACGATGGCGGTGGCATTTGGCCGGGAGCCGTGCCATGGGTCGGATACCCGATTCGAACCTCTGGTCGCAGACGCCAGTCAGCGGATCCTGTGTCCGCAGGCGACTGAAGATGGCAAAGTAGATATGCTGGATTTGGGCGCCTTGATCACCGTTGAAGCCGGGCAGGCCCTGATGAAGCGGCATCCACCGACGCCGGGAAAAGACGGTTTTAATGTGCTTGGCAAAATGATGTCTGCGACGCCGGGCCAGGCGCTTGATTTTGAGGTGGGTGAAGGGACGGTAATGGATCCTTCAGATGAGAGCCTGTTACTGGCCGTAAAATCTGGGATCCCGCTGCGGAAGGGGCGCGGGATGCAGGTTGACGATGCGTTGACCTTAGCCGGGGTTGATGTTTCTACCGGACACATCCAATTTGATGGTAGCGTGGTGATTAACGGGGATATTAAACCGGGAATGAAAGTCGCCGCGACGGGGAATATAACCGTCAGTGGCTTCGTTGAGTTGGCAGTATTGGAAGCCGGCGGTGATATTCTGGTGACACAAGGGATCATTGGTCGTCAGCAGGACGGCAAAGCATTGCCTTGTCGGCTTCAGGCCGGGGGGAAGGTGGTCAGTAAGTTTGCCCAGTACGCCGATATCAGCGCTGGCGAAGGGATTTCATGCACCCTGCATGTGCTGCATTGTCGGGTGCAGACACCGGGCTTGGTTTCGGTTATGGATCAGACCCGACGGCAGGGAACGTTGAGTGGTGGGCTGATTGACGCGGGCCAGGGCGTGATTGCGGTAAATATTGGTGCCGCGGCCGGAGTTCCCACTGAGATTGTCGTCTTCAGCCAATATGGTGAGTGGCGTGAACGTCTCGGCGAGTTGCATCAGCAAATTGAAAGCGAGCAGCGCAATGGGTTCAAGCTCAAGCAAGCAAAGTTGAAGTTACTCAAAGTGACGGCGGACAAACGTCCGCCGGCGCTGATTGAAAAATTGAAAGCGGCCTCGTTATCTCATCAGCACAACCTGGATGATTTGAAGCAGCGCTATCAGACGTTACGTCAGCGCTATGATGAAACCCTTGAAGGGGCTCAGATCACCGCCGTCGGGCATTTCTATGCGCAGATCCGTTGTCAGATAGAAAAAGAAATGATGACGGTGACTGAAGAGCACGGTCCGACGGTTGTCCACTATTCAGAACGGAGCTTACAGCGCGCTCCTTACCATGCCTGAAATTTACACTGTAAATGCCTTTTTCATGATGCTCAAACTTTTCTGCGGATTGCCGGTTTGAAGGCAACTGAGCAATTTACAGTGTAAATGACCTAGTCCGATTTTACCGATGCGCAACCAAAGGTTGTAAGGGTGGCTGCGGACGATAGCCCTCGGTAATAAACCCCTGAAAACCACTCACGAATAATTCCGATAGCCGTTCGAGCTGTGTTTCCGTTTCGACGCGGGTTGCAATCGTCATGATATCCAAGCTATGCGCCGTCCTCGAAATAGAGGAAAGCAACTGGGACTTGGTCGGATCATTGAGCTGGTGAGTATACGCAAAATCGATTTTGACATAGTTCGGGCGAAAATCTGTCAGGTAGTCGAGCGATTTGAAATGGCGGCCATAATGATCGACCCCAAAACCAAACTGGTAAAAACGGATGGCGGCACACAACAAGCTTGTGGCGTCGGGGTGGTGAATGAAACAGGCTTCGGGAATTTCAAAATAGAGCCGGCCGGCTAAAGCCTGGTTTTTGTCGAGCAACTGGTTGAGCCAATGAATAAATGCCGGATCTCGGGTGCTGGTGCTGGTCAGGTTAATCGCCAGGGGACCGAGCTGTGTATCAGCATTGAGTCGGTTAATCTGCTGGGCCAGCACGTGGCGGTCGAATAAACTGCCGGCCCCGAGATCTTCGATGGCCCCGAGGAACTGGCTGGCTGAATAAGATTGACCATGCTTGGTGATTGCGCTGAATACTTCATGATGATAAACCTCATTTTGATCGGCAATCACCGGTTGGAAGCGGTAGCTGAACAAGTCGTTGTCGATTGCTTCAATCAGCAGCGCTTTCCATTGCTGTTTGCCCATGGCTGTCTGGCTATCGGGATCGGATACAAAGGCGATAGGTTGTTGCGGAGACAGTGCGGCCTGGCTCAGGGCGTTATCGAGCTGGGTTAGCAAGGTACTGGCATTGGATGCGTGATAGTTCAGGATCAGGCCGACATGGGCGGGGGTGGCTTGCTGGCTAGCGACCCGGGGTTGTAGCTGCGCGACGACAGAAAGCATGAACTGCCCGATTTCGAACAGCTTCTCCCGGCTGATATCCGGCGCCAACAAGGCAAACTCATCATAAGAAAGCCGGGCCAAGGTGAGATCGCTATAGGTGATCGACTGATTCAATCCATCGGCAATATCCCGGACCAGCGCATCGCCCGCCGTATAGCCCTGTTCACGATAACAGGCTTCAATCAGTGACGTTTTCATTAACGCCAGCCCGCCCTGGGCAGAGTTCGTCAGCCAGGAGTTGAGTTGACTGATAAAAAAGCTGCGGTTTCCCATGCCCGACACCTGATCCCGGTAGACCTGCTCGCGCAGCTGCATCGCTTCTCGGGCCTGAGTTTTGAAATTCTTCTCCAGTTGTACCGAGACATGATTGATGGCTTTGGCCAAACCTTGTAAATCACTGGCTGTGGGGAGGGAAAGTGGCGCACCAAACTGGTTTCGCAGCAGGGCATCGGCTCGACCTACCAGACTGCGCAGCGGTTTTAATGGCTGATTCACCGCCCAATGTATTCCTATCAGTGTCAGGGCCAACAGCACACCCAACGTCACCGAGGTCGTCAGCAGGGTTTGCCCCCACTGTTGATAAAACGCCTGCGGATTAGAAGAGACGGTGAGCCGGGCCATTATGGCACCTTCATTTGTGATCAGGCGCGTTTGGGTTTTACCGGGAAATAAATCAAAGGGCACTGCCCAAGCCGGTATCACAGCTTCAGCAGCCTGTGGATTGAACGAGAGCGTGAGGTCGTGCGCCAGCACTTCCAACTGAGCAGTATGCCAGCCCGAAGCATGGGCCAGCTCGGTCAGACGTTGTTCCAGCGCACGCGGTTCCGGCTGAGCGATTTCAGTAGCCAGGACCTGCGTCGCCAGCTGGAGATGTCGGTTCATCAGGGATGTTTGCTGTTGGATCAGCTGTTGATACTGGCTGTAGACAAACTGTGCTGCGATGGTGAGCAGGAGGACCACCACCAGAGCAACCAGACGGCGAAATAATTGTTTTTGTAATGTCATAGGGCACACTCATGCAGCGCTCGGATTCAGTCTCTGGCGTGTTCCTACCATTGGGGGCCGAGTTGTTGATGAATATGAGTCACTGCGTCGATAAGATTTATCAACACGAAATCACGGGGAGCGATGATGACCTGCCGCGATCGCTTGACAGAAATGGATAACCAAATTTAACAAAGTTGCTGTGCCATGGCGGTGAAAGATGCAAGCTTGTGAACAGTTTCGGAAGATGATTCAAAATATTACTGCATATCCGAGAGGCTTTCAGTTGAAAGAGCTGAGCCGGGACAAGATTGGTTGGGGGTCACAGGTCGGTGCATCGGAGAGCACCGATCCGTGGTTTATGTTGTGACGGAAGAATGCCTGTCTTCCTGCCCTCTGTATTTGGTCATCGCATCTTGCGCGGCTTAAGTTAACTGAATCGAATTACTCGCGCTGGCGACGGTGCAGGCTACGTGTGAACGAACCATTTTCCCCGGAATACTTTGGTATTACTGAGAGAGTTTGAAATCGTCCTTATCAATGTTGTGCTTTTTCATTTTGTCGTACAGCGTTTTGCGTGCCAGTCCCAGCTCTGATTGCACCTCCTTCAAGCGGCCGTGATGGCGTTTCAGTGCATCGGTCAGCAAGGTGTATTCGAATTGGTTGATGCGTTCAGCCAGAGTCGCTGTCTGCGTGTCGTCATCGAACGGATTGCTTTCGTTGAGGCGCGATGCATCTCCCATCAGCACCATCCGCTCGGCAAGATTGCGGAGCTCACGGATATTGCCCGGCCAGTCGTGCGCCATCAGGGTCTGTAGTTGCGCCAGGCTGATTTGCGGTGGCTCTGTCCCGTAGCGGGTGGCGGTAGTGCGAATAAAGTTTTGAAACAGGATCGGGATATCCTCCTGGCGCTCGCGCAGCGGTGGCAGGTTGATGCTGACCGCGTTGAGTCGGTAGTAGAGATCCGGTAGAAATCGGCCCCGATCACTGAGCTGCTGGAGGTCGGTTTTGGTCGCCGCGACAATACGGAGATCCAGCGGGAGGGCCGGCTGGGTGTCGGAGGCCTCGATGTGCCGCGCTTCCAGGACCCGGAGCAGTTTGGTCTGTATTGCCATCGGCATCGACTCTATTTCATCAAGAAACAGGGTGCCGCCGTTGGCGTGGATGAGCTTGCCGGTCCGTTTCTTCTGTCCGCTGGTCGGCATGGCAGGGTCGTTGCCGAATAGCTCGCTCTCCATCATGGCTTCCGGAATGGCGTCACAGTTGATTGGCACAAAGGGCTGATGTTGGCGGGCACTGTGCTCATGGAGAAAACGTGCGACGAGCTCTTTGCCGGTACCGGTTTCACCCTGGATCATCACATCTGTCCGGGTATCTTTGATATGGGACAGGATCCGGCGTAGTTGCTTGATTTGCGGGGTATTGCCGAGGATCCGCTGGCCCGGACCGCTCTGCGCCTCCAGCTCACGGCGCAGCTCCCGGTTTTCCAGCACGAGTTCTCGCTTATCGGCAGCGCGCTTGACCACGTCGAGCAAGTGATCGGTCGAAAACGGTTTTTCCAGGAAATCGTAGGCGCCGAGGCGCATGGCTTCAACCGCCATGGAGATGTCGCCGTGTCCGGTCAGCAGGATCACCGACAGCTCCGGGTCGATTGCCAGCGCCCGTTCGAGAAACGCCAGTCCATCGATCCCCGGCATGTTAATGTCGGAAATAATCACCCCCGGATAGTGGTTATCCAACACCTCCAGGGCCGGTTTGGCACCGGAAAAAAGCTGGACGTCGTAATCTTCGAGTTCCAGGGTTTGGCCCAGCGCGTCGCGGATCGATTTCTCGTCATCAATAAAAATTACTTGTGGCTTCATGCGGTGTCCTTGGTACTGCGGGGAAGGGTGATCACAAACTCAGCGCCGCCTTCGGGGTGATCGGTGACGGTGAGCGTCCCGGCAAATGAATCAATGATCCGGCGGGAAATGGTCAGCCCCAGTCCGAGCCCGTCATGTTTGGTGGTAAAAAACGGGGTAAAAATCTGGTGTTTCTGCGTCTCATCCATGCCGGGACCATTGTCCCAGATACGTACTTCCACCTGCTCGCCATCGGCCTGGAGTTGGATGCCGATTTGCGGCTGATGGGCGTCGGCCAGGGCCTGGATGGCATTGTGGAGCAGATTGACCAGCACCTGCTCGAACTGGACCGCATCGGCGTTGACCTGAATGTCCGGGGAAAGCTCGCCGACCCGAAGGATAATCCCCGCTTTGATCAGCTGATTGTGGAGCAGGGTGGTGGCCGCCCGGATGGCGTCGGCGGCAACGGTCCGGTTGTCACTGCCGCGGGCTTTGCGGGCAAATACTTTGAACCGGGCGATGATCTCAGCAACGCTGTGGTTGAGGTGAAGGATTTCATCTAAATTGCTGGCGACGGCATCGTAGCGCTCCTTCGCCAGCAGCTTGCGTGAGTTTTCCGTATATGTACGCATGGCGGCCAGAGGCTGGTTGATCTCATGGTTAATACTGGCCGATAACTCCCCCAGGGTGGCGAGTTTGGCAGCCTGGACCAACTCACTCTGGGTTTGCTTCAGTTCGGCCTGGCTGTGTTCATATTGCTTGACCGTTTCGCGCAGCCGCTGGTTGCTCTCGAGTAAGTTATTGGTTCGCTTGATCACCAGTTGTTCCAGGCGATCGTTCAGCTGGGCCAAGGCGCGCTGTGCCTTGCGGGTCTGCCACCAGGAAATCACGGCCAGACACAGCAGGGTATAGATCAGGGCAAACATCATGATGGCCTGGAAGACATAGCGATAAGCCACGGTGATCGGGCTGAATCCGTAAATTGTCATACCGGCCTGGGCCATGTCGCGGCTGGCAACCACGAAAGAAGCCCGGTGATCCTGGGCCGGCAGGGTCATCTGGCTGATGCTGTTTTGCTGAAAGGCTGCCAGCTCCCGGTGGGCGGTCAGCGGTGCCAGCGGCGCATTGCCGTATTGGCGGGAGGCGAAAATCTGGCTTTTCTGCTGGGCGGTGAGCGGCACCAGGGCGCGATACAGCCAGCTGGGCTCTGAGCTGTAAAAAATGACGCCGAACGGGTCGGCAATGACGTATTCCAGATCTTCGTATTGCCAGATATCTTCAATCAGCGACAGATCGACTTTGATTGTCAGGACCCCGATGATTTGCTCCCCTTGCGATACCGGCGAGGAGAAATAGTAGCCGCGCTTGTTTGAAAGCACGCCCAGCGCAAAAAATTGCCCTTTGCCGCCTTCGATGGCATCGCGAAAATAAGGGCGATAGCCGTAGTTGTGGCCGACAAAACTGTCCGCCTGCTGCCAGTTGCTGGCAGCAAGCGTGGTACCGGACTGGTTCAACAGGTAAATGGTATCGGCCCCGAGAATGGTGCCCCATTGCTCCAGTAATTCGCTGGTTGCCTGGTATTGCTGGGCGCTAGGTTCAGCAGGGGGCTCAATGGCCATATCTTGCAGCAAAGGCCGCAGCAGGCGGGGATCGCGGGCCAGTACTTCCGGCAGTTTACTGTAGCGCATCAGCTGGGCGTCGAGCTTTTGCCCCAGTTGGTTCACATTGAGGGTCAGTTTCTCCGTGGTATGTCGGGCAACCTGATGGTAAGTCAGGTAACCGATCCCTGCGCAAAGAAGCAGTCCGACGCCTGCCATCCACAATAGCGTTTTGAATTTTTGCACGATCATCATCCGGCTGGGTTGAACCGGCTTGTATAGCAGACTTTGGCGCCTGAAAATACGAGCTGGCTAGCAGAGCTGCAAGTCTCCGGGAAAAGAGTTGATAAACAGCTGAAAAACCGACCATTCTGCTATCGGAACTTGTTTTTCCGCCACGCAGGGCGCACAATTTCCCCAGCATAACCAAACGCGGAGTTAACAATGGAACTGTCTGATATTCGACGTGAGTATACTCGTGGCGGCTTACGGCGTCATGATTTACCCGAAGAGCCAATAAGCTTGTTCAGCAAATGGCTGCAGCAAGCGGTGGACGCACAATTGAGTGATCCGACAG harbors:
- a CDS encoding DUF342 domain-containing protein, with the protein product MIANSGQRQHEPPLTRELITAQMIELGAEHFFVFEPALAEALAQLNAAATAEDGDTDVAVEIRQIVIAERRDTGLLVKTEPDLMTASVTVTGAYGGALLSGQQLITALQENHIVKGISKAVLQELLVQAQQLKPGEKLTMAVAFGREPCHGSDTRFEPLVADASQRILCPQATEDGKVDMLDLGALITVEAGQALMKRHPPTPGKDGFNVLGKMMSATPGQALDFEVGEGTVMDPSDESLLLAVKSGIPLRKGRGMQVDDALTLAGVDVSTGHIQFDGSVVINGDIKPGMKVAATGNITVSGFVELAVLEAGGDILVTQGIIGRQQDGKALPCRLQAGGKVVSKFAQYADISAGEGISCTLHVLHCRVQTPGLVSVMDQTRRQGTLSGGLIDAGQGVIAVNIGAAAGVPTEIVVFSQYGEWRERLGELHQQIESEQRNGFKLKQAKLKLLKVTADKRPPALIEKLKAASLSHQHNLDDLKQRYQTLRQRYDETLEGAQITAVGHFYAQIRCQIEKEMMTVTEEHGPTVVHYSERSLQRAPYHA
- a CDS encoding sigma-54-dependent transcriptional regulator, translating into MKPQVIFIDDEKSIRDALGQTLELEDYDVQLFSGAKPALEVLDNHYPGVIISDINMPGIDGLAFLERALAIDPELSVILLTGHGDISMAVEAMRLGAYDFLEKPFSTDHLLDVVKRAADKRELVLENRELRRELEAQSGPGQRILGNTPQIKQLRRILSHIKDTRTDVMIQGETGTGKELVARFLHEHSARQHQPFVPINCDAIPEAMMESELFGNDPAMPTSGQKKRTGKLIHANGGTLFLDEIESMPMAIQTKLLRVLEARHIEASDTQPALPLDLRIVAATKTDLQQLSDRGRFLPDLYYRLNAVSINLPPLRERQEDIPILFQNFIRTTATRYGTEPPQISLAQLQTLMAHDWPGNIRELRNLAERMVLMGDASRLNESNPFDDDTQTATLAERINQFEYTLLTDALKRHHGRLKEVQSELGLARKTLYDKMKKHNIDKDDFKLSQ
- a CDS encoding tRNA(Met) cytidine acetyltransferase TmcA produces the protein MLDLIDYQSALIERAKQANIRYLVTVQGEWAWCEQQARHLAQPFPRVLWAGDHAPENMQGLAQKKARQWLGQECDCLIFNGYDSISADALGALSGTVAGGGLLLLLLPPDGETASAPPSRQRLFNLIDAPGVIGLKQGHPLPLLPGNVLPAPIYQDPEFGCLTAEQTDAVHAIRRVVLGHRKRPLVLTADRGRGKSAALGIAAASLMRERSLRIVVTAPSFACAETLFRHAAAGLGQAESSQKQLSFLHSTIEFIAPDALLDDGAAVDFLIVDEAAAIPAPLLQAFLNRFRRIAFASTVHGYEGTGRGFAIKFRQQLDRIAPQWRAMKLSTPIRWAAGDPLESWMFKALLLDAEYPQFTLPLKSPVQYRTVSAAELLNHESYLSALFGLLVNAHYQTSPSDLTQILDDPDVQVIVAEAAQQLVGCVLLASEGGFSATLAQQVMLGQRRPRGHLLAQSVAAHLGLDVGAQQRCARIMRIAVHPDCQQQGIGSGLLAYCRAWGQTQSLDYLGTSFGLVPELLSFWQQAGYRPVRLGISKDAASGAHSMLMVLPLSTEAQTWCESASDIFADNFNAQRVEQFRSLNTTLFCQLYQNLLVSQPTRLPGLTAVHRHQLQIYAEGGLGYDLIVAALERWLVAQLAQATVIEPVLQMAVAKILQRQSWEQVVKEFGYAGKQQADAALRQLVAQTPL
- a CDS encoding EAL domain-containing protein, which gives rise to MTLQKQLFRRLVALVVVLLLTIAAQFVYSQYQQLIQQQTSLMNRHLQLATQVLATEIAQPEPRALEQRLTELAHASGWHTAQLEVLAHDLTLSFNPQAAEAVIPAWAVPFDLFPGKTQTRLITNEGAIMARLTVSSNPQAFYQQWGQTLLTTSVTLGVLLALTLIGIHWAVNQPLKPLRSLVGRADALLRNQFGAPLSLPTASDLQGLAKAINHVSVQLEKNFKTQAREAMQLREQVYRDQVSGMGNRSFFISQLNSWLTNSAQGGLALMKTSLIEACYREQGYTAGDALVRDIADGLNQSITYSDLTLARLSYDEFALLAPDISREKLFEIGQFMLSVVAQLQPRVASQQATPAHVGLILNYHASNASTLLTQLDNALSQAALSPQQPIAFVSDPDSQTAMGKQQWKALLIEAIDNDLFSYRFQPVIADQNEVYHHEVFSAITKHGQSYSASQFLGAIEDLGAGSLFDRHVLAQQINRLNADTQLGPLAINLTSTSTRDPAFIHWLNQLLDKNQALAGRLYFEIPEACFIHHPDATSLLCAAIRFYQFGFGVDHYGRHFKSLDYLTDFRPNYVKIDFAYTHQLNDPTKSQLLSSISRTAHSLDIMTIATRVETETQLERLSELFVSGFQGFITEGYRPQPPLQPLVAHR
- a CDS encoding ATP-binding protein encodes the protein MIVQKFKTLLWMAGVGLLLCAGIGYLTYHQVARHTTEKLTLNVNQLGQKLDAQLMRYSKLPEVLARDPRLLRPLLQDMAIEPPAEPSAQQYQATSELLEQWGTILGADTIYLLNQSGTTLAASNWQQADSFVGHNYGYRPYFRDAIEGGKGQFFALGVLSNKRGYYFSSPVSQGEQIIGVLTIKVDLSLIEDIWQYEDLEYVIADPFGVIFYSSEPSWLYRALVPLTAQQKSQIFASRQYGNAPLAPLTAHRELAAFQQNSISQMTLPAQDHRASFVVASRDMAQAGMTIYGFSPITVAYRYVFQAIMMFALIYTLLCLAVISWWQTRKAQRALAQLNDRLEQLVIKRTNNLLESNQRLRETVKQYEHSQAELKQTQSELVQAAKLATLGELSASINHEINQPLAAMRTYTENSRKLLAKERYDAVASNLDEILHLNHSVAEIIARFKVFARKARGSDNRTVAADAIRAATTLLHNQLIKAGIILRVGELSPDIQVNADAVQFEQVLVNLLHNAIQALADAHQPQIGIQLQADGEQVEVRIWDNGPGMDETQKHQIFTPFFTTKHDGLGLGLTISRRIIDSFAGTLTVTDHPEGGAEFVITLPRSTKDTA
- a CDS encoding ParB/RepB/Spo0J family partition protein yields the protein MAIKTTDLNARLFGKADKRRATTPAEAQTAARDKAAVIELAVAGEQTVAFELVKINAADVAAKTQVFAENAREQAFLNEHALADILNTLKERGQQYPAVGRWLDDGRIEVLDGSRRRMSCILAERDFLIYVAKGINGEHAKFLSDVANAHKPLSLYERGKEMQLLLSSGKVADQKELAKYCQCSEALVSGALKAASLPMELLMAYPSVGELGRPTIVKLHRLYFGLDDTQRDQLVRQVNNGGQALWKTIDAQGITRITREVTTQLESFSETLQPKVEVEKPKAQELVKGKVSYTRDGDKLQLKLKKLTERQSEEILAYLADYLK